From Triticum aestivum cultivar Chinese Spring chromosome 4A, IWGSC CS RefSeq v2.1, whole genome shotgun sequence, a single genomic window includes:
- the LOC123086581 gene encoding long chain acyl-CoA synthetase 9, chloroplastic — MNPYFIGFVIPFVASLMLTKRKAEKAEKKRGLPVDVGGEPGYAIRNYRSEQPVETHWEGIFTLAELFEQSCKQYAYMPLHGTRKLISRETEVAADGRSFEKLHLGEYEWKTYIEAFKAVCNFSSGLIQIGHQKDERVAIFADTRAEWQIALQACFRQNITVVTIYASLGEGALCHSLNETEATTVICGRKELKKLIDINGQLDTLKHVVYISEDGVSSEVSLAKQCTNWRVESFEEVERLGLETPIEANLPLPSDTAVIMYTSGSTGMPKGVMMSHRNVLATASAVMTIVPALGKKDVYLAYLPLAHILELAAETIISAVGASIGYGSPLTLTDTSNKIKKGTKGDASALRPTLMTAVPAILDRVRDGVRKNVDAKGGVAKKLFDIAYSRRLAAVNGSWFGAWGLEKLVWDMLVFQKVHAILGGRIRFILSGGAPLSGETQRFINICLGAPIGQGYGLTETCAGGTFSEYNDTSVGRVGAPLSCSFIKLIDWVEGGYLTSDSPMPRGEIIIGGPNVTKGYFKNEAKTNEVYKDDERGMRWFYSGDIGRLHPDGCLEIIDRKKDIVKLQHGEYVSLGKVEATLSVSPYVDNIMVHADPSQNYCVALVVAAHGELENWASKQGIAYSDFPDLCQKQETVKEVLQSLAKAGKQSRLEKFEIPARIKLIPEPWTPESGLVTAALKLKREVIKKGYQDDLAKLYR, encoded by the exons ATGAATCCTTATTTCATCGGTTTTGTCATCCCGTTTGTGGCATCTCTGATGCTCACCAAGAGGAAGGCTGAGAAGGCTGAGAAGAAAAGGGGTCTGCCCGTCGATGTGGGTGGTGAGCCTGGCTATGCCATCCGTAACTACAGGTCCGAACAGCCCGTCGAGACGCACTGGGAAGGGATTTTCACGCTCGCCGAGCTATTCGAACAGTCCTGCAAGCAGTATGCCTACATGCCCCTGCACGGCACCAGGAAGCTCATTTCAAGGGAAACAGAGGTGGCTGCTGATGGAAGATCATTCGAGAAGCTCCATCTGGGGGAGTATGAGTGGAAAACTTACATCGAAGCATTCAAGGCTGTATGCAACTTCTCATCCGGTCTGATCCAAATTGGGCACCAGAAGGACGAGCGTGTTGCTATCTTTGCTGATACGCGAGCTGAGTGGCAGATTGCGTTGCAG GCATGCTTCAGACAAAACATTACAGTGGTCACCATTTATGCCTCCTTGGGAGAGGGAGCACTTTGTCACTCACTAAATGAG ACTGAGGCAACTACTGTGATCTGTGGACGGAAAGAACTAAAAAAACTTATTGATATAAATGGGCAACTTGATACTTTGAAACATGTCGTCTACATAAGTGAGGACGGTGTCTCAAGTGAAGTATCCTTGGCTAAACAATGCACTAACTGGAGAGTCGAGTCATTTGAAGAGGTAGAGAGGCTAGGGTTGGAAACACCTATCGAAGCAAATTTACCTCTCCCATCTGATACAGCAGTGATAATGTATACAAGTGGGAGCACCGGAATGCCCAAG GGTGTCATGATGAGCCATCGCAATGTCTTGGCTACAGCATCAGCTGTTATGACTATTGTGCCTGCACTTGGTAAGAAGGATGTCTACTTGGCGTACCTCCCGCTTGCACACATTCTTGAGTTGGCAGCTGAG ACGATTATATCTGCTGTTGGGGCTTCTATAGGATATGGATCACCATTGACCCTGACTGATACATCAAATAAAATTAAAAAGGGGACCAAAGGTGATGCCTCTGCACTGAGGCCAACACTTATGACTGCGGTACCTGCTATACTTGACCGTGTTCGTGATGGCGTGAGAAAAAAT GTTGATGCAAAGGGTGGTGTAGCCAAGAAACTATTTGATATCGCCTACAGCCGTCGGCTAGCTGCTGTCAATGGAAGTTGGTTTGGTGCATGGGGATTAGAGAAGCTTGTGTGGGACATGCTTGTCTTCCAGAAAGTGCATGCAATCTTGGGAGGCCGGATTCGCTTTATACTTTCAGGCGGAGCGCCTCTGTCTGGAGAAACTCAGAGATTTATCAATATATGCCTTGG GGCTCCAATAGGGCAAGGATATGGTCTAACTGAAACGTGTGCTGGCGGGACATTCTCTGAGTACAATGACACATCTGTTGGTCGTGTTGGTGCTCCATTGTCTTGTTCGTTCATTAAG TTGATAGATTGGGTTGAAGGTGGATACTTGACATCTGATTCACCAATGCCTCGGGGAGAAATCATTATTGGAGGCCCAAATGTAACCAAAGGCTATTTCAAAAATGAGGCCAAAACAAATGAGGTCTACAAG GATGATGAGAGAGGAATGAGGTGGTTCTACTCTGGTGACATTGGGCGTTTGCACCCAGATGGCTGCCTCGAAATCATTGACAGGAAGAAGGATATAGTTAAGCTTCAACATGGTGAATATGTATCGCTAGGAAAG GTGGAGGCTACTTTGAGTGTGAGCCCGTATGTTGACAACATCATGGTCCACGCGGATCCCTCCCAAAACTACTGTGTTGCACTCGTTGTAGCTGCGCACGGTGAGCTAGAGAACTGGGCCTCAAAACAAGGGATTGCATATTCTGATTTCCCCGATCTGTGCCAGAAGCAAGAGACTGTCAAAGAAGTTCTACAGTCGTTGGCAAAG GCTGGTAAGCAATCGCGGCTGGAGAAGTTTGAGATCCCTGCCAGGATCAAGCTGATACCGGAGCCATGGACCCCCGAGTCGGGTCTCGTCACCGCTGCCCTCAAGCTCAAGAGGGAGGTCATCAAGAAGGGTTATCAGGACGATCTTGCTAAGCTGTACAGATAG
- the LOC123086582 gene encoding V-type proton ATPase 16 kDa proteolipid subunit codes for MSSVFSGDETAPFFGFLGAAAALVFSCMGAAYGTAKSGVGVASMGVMRPELVMKSIVPVVMAGVLGIYGLIIAVIISTGINPKAKPYFLFDGYAHLSSGLACGLAGLAAGMAIGIVGDAGVRANAQQPKLFVGMILILIFAEALALYGLIVGIILSSRAGQSRAD; via the exons aTGTCGTCGGTGTTCAGCGGCGATGAGACGGCGCCCTTCTTCGGCTTCCtcggcgccgccgccgcgctcgtctTCTCAT GCATGGGGGCGGCCTACGGGACGGCCAAGAGCGGGGTCGGGGTGGCGTCCATGGGGGTCATGCGGCCAGAGCTCGTCATGAAGTCCATCGTGCCCGTCGTCATGGCGGGTGTGCTCGGAATCTACGGCctcatcatcgccgtcatcatcagcACCGGGATCAACCCCAAGGCCAAGCCCTACTTCCTCTTCGACGGCTACGCTCACCTCTCCTCCGGGCTCGCCTGTGGCCTcgcggggctcgccgccggcatgGCCATTGGCATTGTCGGTGATGCTGGAGTCAG GGCTAACGCGCAACAACCAAAGCTGTTCGTGGGTATGATCCTTATCCTCATTTTCGCAGAAGCACTTGCCCTTTACGGTCTCATCGTGGGCATCATCCTGTCGTCCCGTGCCGGCCAGTCCCGTGCGGATTAG